Proteins encoded by one window of Ewingella sp. CoE-038-23:
- the livG gene encoding high-affinity branched-chain amino acid ABC transporter ATP-binding protein LivG: MSRQPLLSVEGLMMRFGGLLAVNNVALNLNQGEIVSLIGPNGAGKTTVFNCLTGFYKPSGGTIKLRDQHLEGLPGQKIARMGVVRTFQHVRLFREMTVIENLLVAQHQHLKSGMLAGLFKTPGFRKAEAEALDRAADWLERVGLLELANRQAGNLAYGQQRRLEIVRCMVTRPEILMLDEPAAGLNPRETEELNQLIAELRNQHNVSVLLIEHDMKLVMGISDRIYVVNQGTPLAQGTPAEIRNNPDVIRAYLGEG; this comes from the coding sequence ATGAGTAGGCAACCTCTCTTGTCAGTAGAAGGTTTGATGATGCGTTTTGGCGGCCTGCTGGCGGTGAACAACGTGGCGTTAAACCTCAATCAGGGCGAAATCGTCTCGCTGATTGGCCCCAACGGCGCCGGTAAAACCACGGTGTTTAACTGCCTGACCGGTTTTTATAAGCCAAGCGGCGGCACCATCAAGCTGCGCGACCAGCATCTCGAGGGTTTGCCGGGCCAGAAGATTGCCCGCATGGGCGTGGTGCGAACCTTCCAGCATGTGCGCCTGTTCCGCGAAATGACCGTGATTGAAAACCTGCTGGTAGCCCAGCATCAACACCTTAAAAGCGGCATGCTGGCTGGCCTGTTTAAGACGCCGGGCTTTCGTAAAGCCGAGGCAGAAGCCTTGGACCGCGCCGCAGACTGGCTGGAGCGCGTCGGCTTGCTCGAACTGGCAAACCGTCAGGCGGGGAATCTGGCTTACGGCCAGCAGCGCCGTCTGGAAATCGTCCGTTGTATGGTGACGCGCCCTGAAATCCTGATGCTCGACGAACCCGCCGCCGGGCTTAACCCGCGCGAAACGGAAGAGCTAAACCAGCTGATCGCCGAGCTGCGTAACCAGCACAATGTGTCAGTTTTATTGATCGAACATGACATGAAGCTGGTGATGGGCATTTCGGACCGCATCTATGTGGTGAATCAGGGAACGCCGCTGGCACAGGGCACTCCGGCAGAAATTCGTAATAACCCAGACGTCATTCGTGCGTACTTGGGCGAAGGGTAA
- the livF gene encoding high-affinity branched-chain amino acid ABC transporter ATP-binding protein LivF, with protein sequence MLSFNQVSAHYGKIQALHEVSLHINKGEIVTLIGANGAGKTTLLGSLCGEPRASHGSIVFEGQDITQWPTAKIMRGDIAIVPEGRRVFSRMTVEENLAMGGFFATRDQYQQRLQRVFELFPRLKERRAQRSGTMSGGEQQMLAIGRALMSQPRLLLLDEPSLGLAPIIIQQIFDTIQQLREEGMTIFLVEQNANQALKLADRGYVLENGHVVLEDSGAALLANEAVRSAYLGA encoded by the coding sequence ATGTTGTCATTTAATCAGGTATCCGCCCATTACGGCAAAATTCAGGCGCTGCACGAAGTCAGCCTGCACATCAATAAGGGTGAAATTGTTACCCTTATCGGGGCCAACGGCGCGGGCAAAACCACGCTGCTGGGTAGCCTGTGCGGCGAGCCTCGCGCCAGCCATGGCTCTATTGTTTTTGAAGGTCAGGACATCACCCAGTGGCCGACCGCCAAAATCATGCGTGGCGATATCGCCATCGTGCCGGAAGGGCGTCGGGTGTTTTCGCGCATGACGGTAGAGGAGAATCTGGCGATGGGCGGCTTCTTTGCCACCCGCGACCAGTATCAGCAGCGCCTCCAGCGCGTGTTCGAGCTGTTCCCACGTTTGAAAGAGCGTCGCGCTCAGCGTTCCGGCACCATGTCCGGCGGGGAACAGCAGATGCTGGCGATTGGCCGGGCATTGATGAGCCAGCCGCGCCTGCTGCTGCTCGACGAGCCTTCGCTAGGTTTAGCACCAATTATCATTCAGCAGATTTTCGACACTATCCAACAGCTGCGTGAAGAGGGGATGACTATCTTCCTGGTCGAGCAAAACGCCAATCAGGCCTTGAAGCTGGCGGACCGTGGCTACGTGCTGGAAAACGGCCACGTGGTGCTGGAGGACAGTGGCGCAGCTCTATTAGCCAACGAAGCTGTACGCTCTGCCTATCTCGGCGCTTAG
- the ugpB gene encoding sn-glycerol-3-phosphate ABC transporter substrate-binding protein UgpB, with amino-acid sequence MLKHAVTKTTLCIALAFAFSTQAMAVTEIPFWHSMDGELGKEVNSLADRFNQAHPDVKIVPVYKGKYDESLAAGIAAYRSGKAPAILQVYEVGTATMMASKAIKPVYEVFSDAGIKEDVSQFVPTVSGYYSDSKGRLLSQPFNSSTPVLYYNKDAFKKAGLNPDQPPKTWQDMAAYTEKLRQSGVKCGYASGWQGWIQIENFSAWHALPIATKNNGFDGTDAVLEFNKPLQVKHIQMLEDMNKKGDFTYLGRKDESTAKFYNGDCAMTTASSGSLADIRQYAKFNYGVGMMPYDADVKDAPQNAIIGGASLWVMNGKDKETYKGVAEFLQFLTTPAIAAEWHQKTGYLPVTTAAYELTKQQGFYEKNPGSDVATRQMLNKPPLPFTKGLRLGNMPQIRTIVDEELESVWSGKKTAQQALDSAVERGNLLLRRFEASTK; translated from the coding sequence ATGCTTAAGCACGCTGTTACAAAAACGACACTTTGCATTGCACTGGCATTCGCGTTCAGCACCCAGGCGATGGCGGTAACGGAAATACCTTTCTGGCACTCAATGGACGGCGAGTTGGGCAAAGAGGTGAACTCTCTGGCCGACCGTTTTAATCAGGCTCATCCTGACGTCAAAATCGTGCCGGTTTACAAAGGCAAGTATGATGAAAGTCTGGCAGCAGGCATCGCGGCTTACCGTAGCGGCAAAGCGCCAGCCATTCTGCAAGTTTATGAAGTAGGCACGGCGACCATGATGGCGAGTAAAGCGATCAAGCCGGTCTACGAAGTCTTTTCCGACGCGGGCATCAAAGAAGACGTTTCCCAGTTCGTTCCGACTGTCTCGGGCTATTACTCGGATTCTAAAGGGCGCCTGCTGTCACAGCCTTTCAACAGCTCCACGCCGGTGCTGTACTACAACAAAGACGCCTTTAAGAAGGCTGGCCTGAACCCTGATCAACCGCCAAAAACTTGGCAGGACATGGCGGCTTACACTGAGAAGCTGCGTCAGTCAGGCGTGAAATGTGGCTACGCCAGCGGCTGGCAGGGTTGGATTCAGATTGAGAACTTTAGCGCATGGCATGCTCTGCCAATCGCCACCAAAAACAACGGTTTCGATGGCACTGACGCGGTTCTGGAATTCAACAAACCGTTGCAGGTCAAGCACATCCAGATGCTGGAAGACATGAACAAGAAGGGTGATTTCACCTACTTGGGTCGTAAAGACGAGTCCACCGCCAAGTTCTACAACGGTGACTGCGCGATGACCACCGCGTCTTCAGGTTCACTGGCTGACATCCGTCAGTACGCTAAATTCAACTACGGCGTGGGCATGATGCCTTACGACGCAGACGTGAAAGATGCGCCACAGAACGCCATCATCGGCGGCGCAAGCCTGTGGGTGATGAACGGTAAAGATAAAGAAACTTACAAAGGCGTTGCTGAGTTCCTGCAATTCCTGACTACTCCGGCTATCGCCGCTGAATGGCACCAGAAAACCGGTTACCTGCCAGTGACGACCGCGGCTTATGAGCTGACTAAGCAACAAGGCTTCTACGAGAAGAACCCAGGTTCTGACGTAGCGACTCGCCAGATGCTGAACAAGCCACCATTGCCGTTCACTAAAGGTCTGCGTCTGGGCAACATGCCACAGATTCGTACCATCGTAGACGAAGAGTTGGAAAGCGTGTGGAGCGGCAAGAAGACGGCTCAGCAGGCTCTGGATTCAGCTGTAGAGCGCGGTAATCTGTTATTGCGTCGCTTCGAAGCTTCCACTAAGTAA
- the ugpA gene encoding sn-glycerol-3-phosphate ABC transporter permease UgpA: MSSHRPGFGCSWLPYALVLPQLLITVIFFLWPAGQALWYSVQTLDPFGLSSEFVGLSNFKQLFHDSYYLDSFYTTLKFSFLVAFIGLAVSLFFAALVDHVVRASRIYQTLMILPYAVAPAVAAVLWMFLFSPGLGLITHFLGSIGYDWNHAQNSGQAMFLVVLASVWKQVSYNFLFFLAALQSIPKSLVEAAAIDGAGPVRRFFNLVLPLISPVSFFLLVVNLVYAFFDTFPVIDAATAGGPVQATTTLIYKVYREGFAGLDLSSSAAQSVVLMVLVCGLTFIQFRFVERKVRYQ; this comes from the coding sequence ATGAGTTCACATCGCCCCGGTTTTGGTTGTAGCTGGCTGCCTTACGCGCTGGTGTTGCCGCAACTGCTGATCACCGTGATTTTCTTTTTATGGCCTGCCGGTCAAGCCTTGTGGTATTCGGTGCAAACGCTGGATCCTTTCGGTTTATCGAGTGAGTTTGTCGGACTGAGCAACTTCAAACAGCTGTTTCATGACTCCTACTACCTCGACTCTTTCTACACCACGCTGAAATTCAGTTTCCTCGTGGCGTTTATCGGTCTTGCTGTTTCGCTATTTTTTGCCGCGCTGGTGGACCACGTGGTGCGCGCTAGCCGCATTTACCAGACGCTAATGATCCTGCCGTACGCCGTCGCGCCCGCCGTGGCCGCCGTGCTCTGGATGTTCCTGTTTAGCCCCGGCCTCGGCCTTATCACCCACTTCCTTGGGTCAATCGGCTATGACTGGAACCACGCGCAGAACAGCGGACAGGCGATGTTCTTGGTGGTGTTGGCCTCGGTCTGGAAGCAGGTCAGCTACAACTTCCTGTTCTTCCTCGCCGCGCTGCAATCTATCCCTAAATCTCTGGTTGAAGCCGCCGCCATTGACGGCGCGGGCCCGGTGCGCCGCTTCTTCAATCTGGTGCTGCCGCTGATTTCGCCAGTGAGCTTCTTCCTGCTGGTGGTTAACTTGGTTTACGCCTTCTTCGACACCTTCCCGGTGATTGATGCGGCGACCGCGGGCGGCCCGGTTCAGGCCACTACCACCCTGATTTATAAGGTTTACCGCGAAGGTTTCGCCGGTCTGGATCTCTCCAGCTCCGCCGCGCAGTCAGTGGTGTTGATGGTGCTGGTATGCGGCCTGACGTTTATTCAGTTCCGCTTTGTCGAGCGTAAGGTGCGTTACCAATGA
- the ugpE gene encoding sn-glycerol-3-phosphate ABC transporter permease UgpE yields the protein MIENRRGLDIFSHTMLILGVLVILFPLYVAFVAATLDNKQIFEVPMSLIPGSHLWDNIRTIWTQGVGDGSPAFGRMLVNSFIMAMVITIGKISVSMLSAYAIVYFRFPLRNLFFWLIFLTLMLPVEVRIFPTIQVISNLNMMDSYTGLTLPLMASATATFLFRQFFMTLPDELLEAARIDGASAMRFFWDIVLPLSKTNLAALFVITFIYGWNQYLWPILITSDASMGTAVAGIKSMISSGDGSTQWNQVMAAMILTLLPPLAVVLLMQRWFVRGLVDSEK from the coding sequence ATGATTGAGAACCGTAGAGGGCTGGATATTTTCAGCCACACCATGCTTATCCTCGGCGTGCTGGTGATCCTGTTCCCGCTGTACGTGGCTTTTGTCGCGGCAACGCTGGATAACAAACAGATTTTTGAAGTGCCGATGTCGCTCATTCCGGGTTCACACCTGTGGGACAACATCCGCACTATCTGGACGCAGGGCGTGGGCGACGGCAGCCCGGCCTTTGGTCGCATGCTGGTGAACAGCTTTATCATGGCGATGGTCATCACTATCGGTAAGATTTCGGTGTCGATGCTGTCGGCTTACGCCATCGTCTACTTCCGTTTCCCGCTGCGTAACCTATTCTTCTGGCTGATTTTCTTGACGCTGATGCTGCCGGTAGAAGTGCGTATCTTCCCGACTATTCAGGTGATTTCCAACCTGAACATGATGGACAGCTACACCGGCCTGACGCTGCCCCTGATGGCCTCGGCCACCGCCACCTTCCTGTTCCGCCAGTTCTTTATGACCTTGCCGGACGAACTGCTGGAAGCCGCGCGTATCGACGGCGCGAGCGCCATGCGCTTTTTCTGGGACATCGTCCTGCCGTTATCGAAAACCAATCTGGCGGCGCTGTTCGTTATCACCTTTATCTACGGCTGGAACCAGTATTTGTGGCCGATCCTCATCACCAGCGACGCCTCGATGGGCACGGCGGTGGCGGGAATTAAAAGCATGATCTCTTCCGGCGACGGTTCCACCCAGTGGAATCAGGTCATGGCAGCGATGATTTTGACTTTATTGCCCCCGCTTGCGGTGGTGCTCCTGATGCAGCGCTGGTTTGTGCGCGGTCTGGTAGACAGTGAGAAGTAA
- a CDS encoding sn-glycerol-3-phosphate import ATP-binding protein UgpC — protein sequence MANLKLQAVTKSYDGKNQIIKSIDLNVADGEFIVMVGPSGCGKSTLLRMVAGLERTTSGDIYINDQRVTELEPKDRGIAMVFQNYALYPHMSVYDNMAYGLKIRGFGKAQIQARVEEAARILELGPLLKRKPRELSGGQRQRVAMGRAIVREPAVFLFDEPLSNLDAKLRVQMRLELQQLHRRLRTTSLYVTHDQVEAMTLAERVIVMNKGIAEQIGTPSEVYRRPATLFVASFIGSPAMNLLPGTLASNGSSLVMEGGFELPLSQPRPEWGGRELTVGIRPEHIQLTDDPQAGIPMNLNTLELLGADNLAHGKWAGAGVVVRLNHEVCPEPGTQLRLVLPTNALHFFDSNSGLRME from the coding sequence ATGGCAAATTTAAAACTACAGGCAGTCACTAAGTCCTACGACGGTAAAAATCAGATTATTAAAAGCATCGACCTGAACGTCGCCGATGGCGAATTCATCGTGATGGTCGGTCCGTCGGGCTGTGGGAAATCTACTCTATTGCGCATGGTAGCCGGTTTAGAACGCACCACCAGCGGCGATATTTATATTAATGATCAGCGCGTTACCGAGCTGGAACCCAAAGATCGCGGCATCGCGATGGTGTTCCAGAACTACGCGCTTTACCCGCACATGAGCGTGTATGACAACATGGCCTATGGCCTGAAAATTCGCGGCTTCGGCAAGGCGCAGATTCAGGCGCGAGTTGAAGAAGCGGCGCGTATTCTGGAGCTTGGCCCGTTGCTAAAACGCAAGCCGCGCGAACTCTCCGGCGGCCAGCGTCAGCGCGTCGCCATGGGTCGTGCCATCGTGCGTGAACCGGCGGTCTTCCTGTTCGACGAACCGCTGTCGAACCTTGACGCCAAGCTGCGCGTGCAGATGCGTCTCGAGCTGCAACAGCTGCACCGCCGCCTGCGCACTACCAGCTTGTACGTGACCCACGATCAGGTTGAGGCCATGACGCTGGCCGAGCGGGTGATCGTGATGAACAAAGGTATTGCCGAGCAGATTGGTACGCCGTCAGAAGTTTATCGCCGCCCGGCAACGCTATTTGTTGCCAGCTTCATTGGCTCCCCGGCCATGAACCTGCTGCCGGGCACGCTAGCCAGCAACGGCAGTTCGCTGGTGATGGAGGGCGGTTTCGAGCTGCCCCTCAGCCAGCCGCGCCCGGAGTGGGGCGGACGAGAGTTGACGGTGGGTATTCGACCGGAGCATATTCAGCTGACTGACGACCCGCAGGCCGGTATTCCAATGAACCTCAACACGTTGGAACTGCTCGGCGCTGACAACCTGGCGCACGGCAAATGGGCCGGTGCGGGGGTGGTGGTGCGTCTTAATCACGAAGTTTGCCCTGAGCCGGGCACGCAGTTGCGTTTGGTTTTGCCGACGAACGCGTTACACTTTTTCGATTCAAACAGCGGTTTAAGAATGGAGTAA
- the ugpQ gene encoding glycerophosphodiester phosphodiesterase, with the protein MTVWPYPRIVAHRGGGSLAPENTLAAIDVGAKYGHTMIEFDAKLAQDGEIFLLHDDTLNRTSNGWGVAGELSWDKLRQLDAGDWYGAAFKGEKLPLLAEVAERCARHNMMANIEIKPTTGTNTETGSKVALAAKELWRDHPAPPLLSSFEFDALLAAKQAVPELPRGLLLDEWRDDWKTLTDQLECVSLHINHKELTEARVKALKDAGLHILVYTVNSPQSARTLLAWGVDCICTDAIDDIGPDFA; encoded by the coding sequence ATGACAGTTTGGCCTTATCCACGGATTGTGGCGCATCGGGGCGGTGGTTCTTTGGCCCCGGAAAACACCCTTGCTGCCATTGATGTCGGCGCCAAGTACGGCCACACCATGATTGAGTTCGACGCCAAGCTGGCGCAGGACGGCGAAATTTTCCTGTTGCACGACGACACACTGAACCGCACCAGCAACGGCTGGGGCGTGGCGGGTGAGCTGAGCTGGGACAAATTGCGCCAACTGGACGCCGGTGACTGGTACGGCGCGGCGTTCAAAGGTGAAAAACTGCCGCTGTTGGCCGAAGTGGCCGAGCGCTGCGCGCGCCACAACATGATGGCGAACATTGAGATTAAACCGACGACCGGCACGAATACCGAGACGGGGAGCAAAGTGGCGCTGGCGGCCAAAGAGCTATGGCGCGACCACCCTGCGCCGCCGCTGCTCTCTTCTTTCGAGTTCGACGCTCTGCTGGCGGCCAAGCAGGCCGTTCCCGAGCTGCCGCGCGGTTTACTGCTCGACGAGTGGCGTGATGACTGGAAAACGCTGACTGACCAACTGGAATGCGTTTCCCTGCATATCAACCATAAAGAGCTGACCGAAGCGCGGGTGAAAGCCTTGAAAGACGCCGGTTTGCACATTCTGGTGTACACCGTTAACTCGCCACAAAGCGCCCGCACCCTGCTGGCATGGGGCGTTGACTGCATCTGTACTGATGCTATTGACGATATCGGCCCAGATTTTGCGTAA
- a CDS encoding carboxymuconolactone decarboxylase family protein yields MKSGNELTEYGRAIMEKLEPGLADAVSARLCELDPDLPRLITDYAFGAVVGRPGIDLKTREMLTVASLITLGHAQPQLELHMRCAMNVGVTKEELLEIVIQMAIYAGVPACMNAITAYRAALAQSQAR; encoded by the coding sequence ATGAAATCAGGTAACGAACTCACCGAGTATGGCCGTGCGATTATGGAAAAACTGGAGCCGGGTTTGGCAGACGCCGTGAGTGCGCGTTTGTGCGAGCTGGACCCCGACCTGCCGCGCCTGATCACTGACTACGCCTTTGGCGCGGTGGTCGGACGGCCGGGCATTGATTTGAAAACGCGCGAGATGCTGACCGTGGCGTCGCTGATCACGCTAGGCCATGCCCAGCCTCAACTGGAGCTGCACATGCGCTGCGCGATGAATGTTGGCGTGACCAAGGAGGAGTTGCTGGAGATCGTGATTCAGATGGCAATTTACGCCGGAGTGCCCGCCTGCATGAATGCGATCACCGCTTATCGTGCCGCACTGGCGCAGTCTCAAGCCCGCTAA
- a CDS encoding MFS transporter produces MKTSQDTHPSLGIKTWLALLILAISAFTIVTTELAPIGLLTPMARGLQQSESMIGLTVTLFAWVGAISALLSSIFLGNFPKKRLLLILMSVMFISNSLCATVDSYSWLLVARVIGALAHGAFWAMIGATTVAMVPASYIGVATSVVFGGVSAASVFGVPLSNYIGLNFGWRPAFWMMSSLSIVAYLGIALMVPQVKSASTLGLEAMRRVLRSSTLWKIYAATLLAITAHFAAFTFIEPWLQGLHALSSRLIPLMLLMFGVAGLAGNFITGIFIDKWLKPLVSLSIVMITATLLVLGLWGAALTGSQIMALIVVWGLAVSGIFVGFQTWVLRTAAENAFPATAIYVSCFNAAIGCGALVGAWLVAAMSIPVLMSIAGVAMGLSLLLVAIIPVNTRNISHLSGEAA; encoded by the coding sequence ATGAAAACCTCTCAAGATACTCACCCGTCTCTGGGCATAAAAACGTGGCTGGCGCTGCTTATCCTCGCCATCTCCGCCTTCACTATTGTTACTACTGAATTGGCCCCTATTGGGCTTTTAACGCCTATGGCGCGAGGCTTACAGCAATCAGAATCCATGATTGGGCTAACCGTGACGCTGTTCGCGTGGGTGGGGGCCATCAGTGCCCTGCTGTCATCGATTTTTCTCGGAAATTTTCCAAAGAAAAGGCTGCTGCTGATTCTTATGTCGGTGATGTTTATCTCCAACAGCCTGTGCGCCACGGTAGATAGTTACTCGTGGCTGCTGGTCGCGCGAGTCATTGGCGCACTGGCCCACGGCGCGTTTTGGGCGATGATTGGCGCGACGACGGTCGCGATGGTGCCCGCCAGCTATATCGGCGTCGCTACCTCCGTGGTATTTGGCGGCGTGTCGGCCGCCAGCGTGTTCGGCGTCCCCTTGTCGAACTATATCGGGCTTAACTTCGGTTGGCGTCCGGCATTTTGGATGATGTCATCACTGAGCATCGTGGCTTATCTGGGTATCGCGCTGATGGTGCCACAAGTCAAAAGCGCCAGCACATTAGGGCTTGAAGCCATGCGCCGCGTGCTGCGTTCAAGCACCTTATGGAAAATCTATGCCGCAACGCTGCTGGCCATTACCGCGCACTTTGCCGCTTTTACCTTTATCGAGCCTTGGCTTCAGGGCCTACACGCTCTCTCTTCCCGCCTGATCCCGCTCATGCTGCTGATGTTTGGCGTCGCGGGGCTGGCTGGCAATTTCATCACCGGCATCTTCATCGACAAATGGCTTAAGCCCTTGGTTTCACTCTCTATCGTGATGATTACAGCCACGCTTCTCGTGCTCGGGTTATGGGGAGCCGCGCTGACGGGTAGCCAGATCATGGCGCTGATTGTGGTGTGGGGATTGGCCGTATCGGGAATTTTTGTCGGTTTCCAAACTTGGGTATTACGCACCGCCGCCGAGAACGCTTTCCCCGCCACGGCTATTTACGTCTCCTGCTTTAACGCCGCCATCGGCTGTGGCGCGCTGGTCGGCGCATGGCTGGTTGCTGCGATGAGTATTCCCGTCTTGATGAGCATCGCTGGCGTGGCTATGGGCCTGTCATTGCTGCTGGTCGCCATTATCCCCGTTAACACCCGTAACATTTCCCACTTATCAGGAGAAGCAGCATGA
- a CDS encoding LysR family transcriptional regulator: MNDFSVNLPTIKQLQCFIAVAHELNFRRAAEQMKMSQPPLTRQIQTLEALLGQPLFIRNTHQVQLTEAGKQLQRQAKPLIEQLSRLVKEIKVESEKLRVGVTRALDFTLIPSIHAHLAALMNIDEVLSYHLNSRQLLKMLDSQSLDIVFTGEKSSGHDDEFDFFWLHQEPLMLALPSSHPASIQERVSLKDVADLALFWFSRSANPSFYDKCEQVFNALPFALQFKPESEDSLLTLANVARGNGMALMPQSMCLSTREGLCYRKLDEQTSSQLNIDVYLATRKNEQREHVLEAVNVFLPEKKDIKK; the protein is encoded by the coding sequence GTGAATGATTTCAGCGTAAATCTGCCTACGATTAAGCAGTTACAGTGCTTTATCGCCGTGGCGCATGAATTGAATTTTCGCCGTGCCGCCGAGCAGATGAAAATGAGCCAGCCGCCGCTGACCCGGCAGATTCAGACCCTCGAAGCCCTTCTTGGTCAGCCGCTGTTTATCCGCAATACCCATCAGGTGCAGCTAACCGAGGCCGGTAAGCAGTTGCAGCGTCAAGCTAAACCTTTGATTGAACAACTTTCACGTTTGGTAAAAGAGATCAAAGTAGAAAGTGAAAAGCTCAGAGTGGGCGTGACCCGCGCGCTGGATTTCACCCTCATCCCCTCGATTCATGCGCATCTGGCCGCCCTGATGAATATCGACGAGGTACTCTCTTACCATCTGAATTCTCGCCAGCTGTTGAAAATGCTCGATAGCCAGAGTCTGGACATTGTCTTTACGGGAGAAAAGTCCTCGGGGCATGACGACGAGTTCGACTTCTTCTGGCTGCACCAGGAGCCGCTGATGCTGGCTTTGCCTTCATCGCACCCGGCAAGTATTCAGGAGCGGGTGTCGCTGAAGGACGTCGCCGACTTAGCCCTGTTTTGGTTTTCGCGCAGTGCAAATCCGAGTTTTTACGACAAATGCGAGCAGGTGTTTAACGCGCTGCCTTTTGCTTTGCAGTTCAAACCAGAGTCCGAGGATTCATTGCTGACTTTGGCCAACGTGGCGCGGGGAAACGGTATGGCGCTGATGCCACAATCCATGTGTTTATCGACCAGAGAAGGGCTGTGTTATCGCAAACTGGATGAGCAGACTTCGAGCCAGCTGAATATTGATGTCTATTTGGCGACGCGGAAAAATGAGCAGCGGGAACATGTGCTGGAGGCGGTGAACGTATTCTTACCAGAAAAAAAGGATATTAAAAAATAA
- a CDS encoding DUF2756 domain-containing protein: MKRCYGLVAAIPLLFAVQAASANTVSVPDRNQQLLSNPSQERMQQQQQTNSQIQQQKLQQDLRNNQQQQQLKLRSQIQSNQQRLQTQQLNRPGQPLQQN; the protein is encoded by the coding sequence ATGAAACGTTGTTATGGGCTCGTAGCCGCTATTCCCCTGCTTTTCGCCGTTCAGGCCGCCTCGGCGAACACCGTGTCAGTGCCTGACCGCAACCAACAGCTGCTGAGTAACCCTTCGCAAGAACGGATGCAGCAGCAGCAACAAACCAATTCGCAGATCCAGCAGCAGAAATTGCAGCAAGACCTGCGCAATAACCAGCAGCAGCAACAGCTCAAACTGCGCTCGCAAATTCAAAGCAACCAGCAGCGTCTGCAGACCCAGCAGCTAAATCGTCCGGGCCAGCCGCTGCAGCAGAATTAA
- a CDS encoding carboxylate/amino acid/amine transporter has product MPLLVITTILWAFSFSLIGVYLAGQVDSVFSVLVRLSLAALVFLPFLRWKGYPVKTLLMYMAVGAMQLGIMYLISFEAYLYLSVPEFLLFTVMTPLYVTLIYDLISGRKIRKGYALCALLAVVGAAIIRYDHISEHFIIGLLLVQAANICFAIGQVGYKRLMETHPMPQHTAFSWFYIGALICAVVAWFLWGNPQKLPTTGLQWGILIWLGVGASALGYFMWNYGATQVDAGTLGIMNNFHVPAGLLVNLAIWQQQPHWPSFIIGAAVIMASLWVHRRWVLGHHGQTADGRTRAAGSNE; this is encoded by the coding sequence GTGCCGTTACTCGTTATTACCACCATTTTGTGGGCTTTTTCATTTAGCCTCATCGGCGTCTATCTGGCGGGTCAGGTTGACAGCGTATTTTCCGTGCTGGTGCGGCTAAGCCTCGCCGCGCTGGTGTTTTTGCCGTTTCTGCGCTGGAAGGGCTATCCGGTAAAAACCCTGCTGATGTACATGGCCGTCGGCGCGATGCAGCTCGGCATCATGTATTTGATTAGCTTCGAAGCCTATTTGTACCTGTCGGTGCCGGAATTCCTGTTGTTCACGGTGATGACGCCGCTCTACGTGACGCTGATTTATGACCTGATCAGCGGGCGTAAAATCCGCAAAGGCTATGCCCTGTGCGCGCTGCTGGCGGTGGTCGGCGCGGCTATCATTCGCTACGACCATATCAGCGAACATTTCATCATTGGCCTGCTGTTGGTGCAGGCGGCGAATATCTGCTTCGCCATTGGTCAAGTCGGCTATAAACGCCTGATGGAAACCCACCCGATGCCGCAGCACACGGCGTTTTCATGGTTCTACATCGGCGCGCTGATTTGCGCCGTGGTGGCGTGGTTCCTGTGGGGCAATCCGCAAAAGCTGCCCACCACCGGCCTGCAATGGGGCATTCTGATCTGGCTCGGCGTGGGGGCTTCGGCTTTAGGGTATTTCATGTGGAACTACGGCGCGACGCAGGTGGACGCGGGAACGCTGGGGATTATGAACAACTTCCACGTCCCGGCCGGGCTGCTGGTTAACCTCGCCATTTGGCAACAGCAGCCGCACTGGCCGAGCTTTATTATTGGTGCGGCAGTGATAATGGCTTCACTGTGGGTGCACCGACGTTGGGTTTTAGGGCATCACGGACAAACGGCAGATGGTCGCACGCGTGCTGCCGGGTCGAACGAATAA